The following proteins are encoded in a genomic region of Cataglyphis hispanica isolate Lineage 1 chromosome 1, ULB_Chis1_1.0, whole genome shotgun sequence:
- the LOC126849049 gene encoding probable WRKY transcription factor protein 1 isoform X4, whose translation MGKVKKRPELLHCGKSRNILRNLMLRDFGLHTTHKTSTHGLEPIAEANLVLKDHKELKCSLPGVPRATFLMVFSPDGSMVASTHGNHNVYITEISTGRNIRILSGHPRTPWCIAFHPSSNQILASGCLGGQVRVWDLSGGSEIWNADSHTVIASLAFHPFERLLVIATYNEIHFWDWSKSQPFAVAATKTDKEKVRYVAFDNLGRKLITGIANTPQVQPQWDRAPVGQLLRTSLVNFRYQPREGFPDVELSPWHLWNHSSIYGRGSTDNHTPDRTSRGHEMSSLSRFASHQQFRNSARQEEARFQRRRNLSEELNQTNEATSSPNITRNLPRPTGNPTNADNVENRSADDSNDDDFPYTSVRNRDREPNTTNTSHLRDTLYERLNNVWDERMRGRSVQDPERRINLCYRNLVDQYVTLVRRYFDISRNRDTIDRGTDPMDMPETSANSEESNNNRSESSAATESSIRRLRNELNSSAQANNTNLERHLQRYQRLLMERCEQEEIGTTLHNLREALNAAAENNSSCLVRLQKLRERLQRQTTTLFEYSNNRNTRLQLLRNALNDEIEALNNMEAQFTNTSSRIERLRDEFAMYGFIPRNRHIATDPSQVNLSDAEWRALTQNDGQLPSTSSASSRIHESTVFPSTSYNGENEENSAIWPESANDRENTNTLSRNTGRAMRRRFDATNIEDEPPRRRKRKLGPMLSAYLEDSSSSSDESYPQASTSSHNGASNFTVSSHSAFQPNVPKSTQRANSQTREATTSSPRLNESDRNRFPNNLNNESDGNNIQNRTSRNTQNLQESRSQEFSSRNSLRKMLDTLQRNLHADRVENNSGQQVSLDDSENGYWLLEENSNSDSNLDDTNNSNSNSRRWTSRWIQLDNSIRNMEYTDLNERTQLRSSSENENQSFNDRHRDQRNHLLSPISANPTRYEQPPLFPFRSLRENQSQRMEQNQIPSSSGSNSAHSQMSNSDVADTVELMGSVNDPVAVRIADAINRENNQSTEIDRQQQEQNQERNIDDANLDSSDIDPIVLGNIDPRESSLGVRQGIQLLSRHIDNMHRLCRARLEIVQLCQVRKMWEDLQRQIRSLHVTVRIERQNSDQTETQRDNPGPSTSAASSSNESAKNFKKALLENYQRENSENIRDTRSYIDQNQPSTSRGITDFDEHYEDESTLPGNIEGSTTNISLSNLLPSDTELRRTQRLKLNEMLDGLYARLMSRCQNCDSRVANVASRTKNDDHTYANLTSEGDVQLPSMSSVVSNIGANSNLPAVTAITTTTEPLPSISSFVSNIDRASSSRSTQVSDTNANYTAMGDVTVNNNNNNNNNNNNNNNNNNSNNNNNNNNNNNNNNNNNGNDITANSLSQDSANQNEANSAFASSLEPSANNCNRQRGKQTIFRRIKLHRARQNLRTQSNNLFRHCKHVRRPWNLRRNTFQPNNSNNNDCLDVDVDRTRSSNTSEYLQKMILRLETLVRQQRALARNSNTDRGSDGDNRRSEASRDNDNREMEEIREATRLRARQVLGLMVRSLIQFFEVTRSGNGSQSNVLYEQMYKLYVLLHLALELTDLLLAQLVITRRELESSQYRSFTADLSVDNQNEETRNNSVDSSLQTENDRNNDMLRLYRECVSNFRFNLPYTSSVDSVEDLFSINRNRRDLTQEVRQQLIQAADAFRQSRQNINNNSSENQSDRVVTASSSDNGDDINYDDNAQSEDNRHSTSEHALSAEVQSIVERIQSSSSIDNDEVRTGNENRMIDAAHHSRESRNLNDSYLTRNYRNATVSEPAMRRRADESRNSQERNTGLTNVNWRSYVYSSGDEQSIRSPQQRRRTRLVDTNTGVLRREFNVPELQVNSVPVNDFDNLSSNPRRRHNTPPILQSHMLPPYLINNFLYNNNDNRNNDRTNESTVQSGPGWAGLSNNSRNRVLAFWRNRFGPVFIPRYSELTANGGSRIGEGASGNPGGGGGGGDDGTGGGGTGGREGEGGQDPGNDNEYLDIEHIPVGMPFNSALEVQSYRVQAWDFSNGDIPDITDPDKNVVVRECRIHNDACIDISADGKLLATLLPSGRINVTTMLGIYSLQWETLGERIYSTKIDQTVVSVSMSPTQQHLLVGLARRVHIPARPFPMALIYKLKEKQHDDEKNVPSTDSTVESTYDSSEEILDDNISTNNTSRRNNNNVTASGYRSHVQDWRIRMRTELDIKRNKESMVLIRELLQSSRETSGYISLNCIRWAPQPGQGMIYATSSGQLNILQ comes from the exons ATGGGGAAGGTTAAGAAGAGGCCGGAATTGCTCCATTGTGGCAAATCGCGCAATATATTGCGTAATTTAATGCTGAGAGATTTCGGATTACACACAACTCATAAAACTAGTACACATGGATTAGAGCCAATAGCTGAAGCAAACTTAGTTTTAAAAGATCATAAAGAATTG aaatgtaGTTTACCTGGTGTTCCTAGAGCCACATTTTTGATGGTTTTCAGTCCTGACGG atctATGGTGGCATCTACACATGGGAATCACAATGTTTATATTACGGAAATTTCAACGGgaagaaatattagaattttgtcTGGACATCCACGTACTCCATGGTGCATAGCTTTCCATCCATCCTCTAATCAAATCTTAGCATCTGGCTGCTTGGGAGGTCAAGTTCGTGTTTGGGATTTAAGT GGTGGTAGTGAAATTTGGAATGCCGATAGTCATACTGTTATTGCTTCGCTTGCATTCCATCCATTTGAAAGATTATTAGTTATAGCGACATACAATGAAATTCATTTCTGGGACTGGAGTAAGTCTCAACCTTTTGCTGTAGCTGCTACAAAGACTGACAAGGAAAAAGTGag atatGTAGCTTTCGACAATTTAGGAAGAAAACTAATCACAGGAATTGCAAATACCCCACAAGTTCAACCACAATGGGATCGGGCTCCCGTGGGACAATTACTTAGAACTAGTTTGGT GAATTTTAGGTACCAGCCGCGAGAAGGCTTTCCGGATGTTGAGCTTTCACCTTGGCACTTGTGGAATCATAGCTCTATATATGGAAGAGGGTCGACGGATAATCATACTCCAGATAGAACTTCCcg AGGTCACGAAATGTCCAGCTTGTCACGATTTGCCAGTCATCAACAGTTCAGGAATAGTGCACGGCAGGAAGAGGCGCGGTTTCAACGGCGACGTAATCTATCTGAAG AACTGAATCAAACTAATGAAGCTACATCTTCACCGAATATCACGAGAAATCTTCCTCGCCCGACCGGGAATCCAACGAATGCGGACAATGTCGAAAACAGATCGGCGGACGACAGTAACGACGATGATTTTCCGTATACTTCAGTGAGGAATCGCGATCGAGAACCTAACACGACAAATACTTCTCATCTCAGGGATACATTATACGAGCGATTGAACAACGTATGGGACGAAAGAATGCGCGGAAGGAGTGTTCAAGATCCGGAAAGGAGGATCAATTTATGCTACAGAAACCTTGTCGATCAATATGTGACGCTCGTAAGACGATACTTTGACATTTCCAGAAATAGAGATACG atcgATCGTGGCACAGACCCTATGGATATGCCAGAAACATCCGCTAATTCGGAAGAGTCTAATAATAACAGAAGCGAATCATCGGCGGCAACTGAATCATCTATACGAAGATTAAGAAACGAATTGAATTCCAGTGCTCAAGCGAATAATACGAATCTGGAGAGACATTTACAACGATATCAGCGATTATTGATGGAACGTTGCGAGCAAGAAGAGATTGGAACCACTCTTCATAATTTGAGGGAGGCTCTGAACGCCGCCGCCGAGAATAATAGTTCATGCTTAGTGCGATTGCAGAAACTACGAGAGAGATTGCAACGGCAAACGACAACTTTATTCGAGTATTCCAATAACCGTAATACTCGTCTTCAGTTACTTCGCAACGCTCTCAACGACGAGATCGAAGCGCTTAATAATATGGAAGCGCAATTTACTAACACAAGTTCCAGGATCGAACGATTGCGAGATGAATTCGCAATGTACGGTTTTATTCCACGAAATCGTCACATCGCGACTGATCCTTCGCAGGTGAATTTAAGCGATGCTGAATGGAGAGCGCTTACGCAAAACGATGGACAATTACCTAGCACCAGTTCTGCATCATCGAGGATACATGAATCTACTGTATTTCCTAGCACAAGTTATAACGGAGAGAATGAAGAAAATAGCGCAATATGGCCTGAAAGTGCGAATGATAGAGAGAACACGAATACTTTGTCAAGAAATACGGGGAGAGCCATGAGAAGACGATTCGATGCTACAAACATAGAAGACGAACCGCCGAGGCGACGAAAGCGCAAATTAGGACCAATGTTATCAGCCTATTTGG aagatAGCTCATCTTCGAGCGACGAAAGCTATCCGCAAGCATCGACATCATCCCATAATGGTGCGTCTAATTTTACAGTTTCAAGTCATTCAGCATTTCAGCCAAATGTACCTAAATCCACACAACGAGCGAACTCGCAGACTCGAGAAGCAACAACTAGTTCTCCCAGATTAAATGAAAGTGACAGAAACAGATTCcctaacaatttaaataacgaatcagatggaaataatattcaaaatagaaCATCAAGAAACACCCAAAATTTACAAGAATCGAGATCTCAAGAATTCAGTAGTAG aaattcaCTCAGGAAAATGCTGGATACTCTCCAGCGAAATTTACATGCAGATCGGGTAGAAAACAATAGTGGGCAACAAGTATCTTTGGATGATTCGGAGAATGGATATTGGCTTCTTGAAGAGAACAGTAATTCGGATTCAAATTTGGACGATACAAATAATAGCAACTCAAACTCTCGTCGATGGACTAGCCGATGGATACAGTTGGATAATTCGATCAGAAATATGGAATACACTGACTTAAACGAGCGAACTCAATTGAGATCTTCATCGGAAAATGAGAATCAAAGTTTTAATGATAGACATAGAGATCAAAGAAATCACTTGTTATCGCCTATATCTGCAAATCCTACTCGCTACGAACAACCGCCATTGTTTCCGTTTAGAAGTTTGCGAGAAAACCAATCACAGAGAATGGAACAAAATCAAATACCCTCAAGCAGTGGTTCTAATAGTGCTCACTCGCAAATGTCTAATTCAGATGTAGCAGATACAGTAGAATTAATGGGAAGCGTTAATGATCCTGTTGCAGTAAGAATCGCTGACGCAATTAATCGCGAGAACAATCAATCGACGGAAATCGACAGGCAACAACAGGAACAAAACCAGGAACGAAATATAGATGACGCAAATCTTGATTCTAGCGATATAGATCCAATAGTACTCGGCAATATAGATCCGAGAGAAAGTTCATTAGGAGTTCGGCAAGGAATTCAATTGCTTAGTCGTCATATCGACAATATGCATCGTTTATGCCG AGCGCGCTTAGAGATAGTTCAGTTATGTCAAGTGCGTAAAATGTGGGAAGATCTACAACGACAAATACGATCATTACATGTAACAGTTCGCATAGAAAGACAGAATAGTGATCAAACCGAGACACAAAGAGACAATCCTGGTCCATCAACCTCGGCTGCGAGTTCATCGAACGAATCTGcaaagaattttaagaaagcTCTTCTGGAGAATTATCAGAGAGAGAACAGTGAGAACATTCGCGACACGAGATCGTACATAGATCAGAATCAACCGTCAACTTCAAGGGGAATAACCGATTTCGATGAACATTACGAAGACGAGTCCACATTGCCCGGTAACATTGAGGGAAGCACGACCAATATAAGTCTCTCGAATCTATTACCGAGTGATACGGAATTACGACGTACGCAGCGTCTTAAATTGAATGAGATGCTGGACGGCTTGTATGCACGGCTGATGTCACGTTGTCAAAATTGTGATTCTCGCGTCGCCAATGTCGCGTCGCGAACGAAAAACGACGATCATACATATGCCAATTTAACATCCGAGGGCGATGTGCAATTACCCAGTATGTCCAGCGTTGTATCGAATATCGGAGCTAATTCGAATTTACCGGCCGTTACCGCAATTACGACAACAACAGAACCATTACCAAGCATTTCAAGTTTCGTTAGTAATATCGATCGCGCAAGTTCTAGTAGATCGACTCAAGTATCGGACACGAATGCTAATTACACTGCGATGGGCGACGTAaccgttaataataataataataataataataataataataataataataataataataatagtaataataataataataataataataataataataataataataataataatggcaaCGATATCACCGCCAATTCCCTTTCGCAAGATTCAGCGAACCAAAATGAAGCGAACTCGGCTTTTGCATCGTCGCTTGAACCATCAgctaataattgtaatagacAACGTGGTAAACAGACAATTTTCAG acGTATAAAGTTGCATCGCGCGAGACAGAATCTTAGAACTCAGTCCAATAATCTGTTTCGTCATTGTAAGCATGTCAGAAGACCGTGGAATTTACGCAGAAATACATTCCAGCCTAATAACAGCAATAACAACGATTGTTTAGATGTGGATGTAGATAGAACGCGAAGTTCGAACACGTCCGAGTATTTACAAAAGATGATTCTACGACTAGAAACGTTGGTCCGACAGCAGAGAGCCTTAGCTCGGAATAGCAATACTGATAGAGGATCGGATGGTGATAATCGTCGATCAGAAGCTAGTAGGGACAACGACAATCGAGAAATGGAAGAGATTCGTGAAGCTACAAGATTGAGAGCTAG ACAAGTTCTTGGCTTAATGGTGAGATCTCTGATTCAATTCTTTGAAGTAACAAGATCAGGAAATGGCTCTCAAAGCAATGTTCTCTATGAACAAATGTATa aactgTATGTGTTGTTACATTTGGCGCTGGAACTAACCGACTTATTACTAGCACAGTTAGTGATAACAAGACGCGAACTGGAATCTAGTCAATATAGATCTTTTACTGCCGATTTATCGGTCGACAACCAGAATGAAGAAACGCGTAATAACAGCGTCGATAGTAGTCTACAAACGGAGAATGATCGCAACAATGATATGCTGAGGCTGTATAGAGAGTGCGTCTCGAATTTCCGATTTAATTTGCCTTATACATCTAGCGTGGACTCCGTGGAGGATCTTTTTTCGATAAACAGAAATAGACGTGACCTTACGCAAGAAGTGAGGCAACAATTGATACAAGCCGCAGATGCATTTCGCCAGAGTAgacaaaacattaataataattcgtccGAGAACCAAAGTGATCGGGTAGTAACTGCATCTAGCAGCGACAATGGCGATGATATCAATTACGATGATAACGCTCAAAGTGAAGATAATCGGCATTCGACTTCCGAACATGCCTTGTCAGCGGAGGTACAGAGTATCGTGGAAAGAATCCAGAGTAGTAGCTCAATCGACAATGATGAAGTCAGAACAGGAAATGAAAATCGAATGATCGATGCTGCGCATCATTCGCGCGAATCGCGAAATTTGAACGACAGCTATCTAACTCGGAATTACAGAAATGCTACAGTGTCTGAACCAGCAATGAGAAGACGCGCTGATGAATCGAGAAATTCTCAAGAAAGGAATACCGGTCTTACCAACGTAAATTGGAGAAGTTATGTTTATTCATCGGGAGACGAACAAAGCATCAGATCGCCGCAACAGAGACGTCGAACTCGACTCGTAGATACGAACACGGGTGTACTTCGACGAGAATTCAACGTGCCCGAACTTCAAGTAAACAGCGTACCCGTGAATGATTTCGACAATTTATCCAGTAATCCTCGAAGAAGGCACAACACACCGCCGATTCTACAGTCGCATATGCTTCCTCCATatctaatcaataattttctctataacAATAACGACAACAGAAACAACGATCGGACAAACGAATCGACAGTACAATCTGGACCAGGTTGGGCTGGATTATCGAACAATAGCAGAAATAGG GTATTAGCGTTTTGGCGCAATCGATTTGGACCTGTTTTTATACCTCGTTATTCCGAACTCACTGCTAATGGAGGTTCACGAATTGGAGAAGGTGCTAGTGGCAATCCGGGGGGTGGCGGTGGTGGTGGCGACGATGGAACTGGTGGTGGAGGAACAGGgggaagagaaggagagggagGACAAGATCCTGGAAACGATAATGAATATTTGGATATTG aacatATACCAGTGGGTATGCCGTTCAATTCAGCGTTGGAAGTGCAGAGTTATCGAGTACAAGCCTGGGATTTTTCTAATGGTGATATACCTGATATTACAGACC CTGACAAAAATGTCGTGGTGCGCGAGTGTAGAATTCATAATGATGCCTGTATCGATATATCTGCAGATGGAAAATTACTAGCGACTCTTTTGCCATCTGGTCGTATAAATGTGACTACCATGttag GTATTTACAGCCTGCAATGGGAAACATTGGGAGAAAGGATTTATTCGACGAAAATTGATCAAACGGTAGTATCTGTCTCAATGTCACCAACGCAACAACATCTTTTAGTAGGATTGGCACGCAGGGTTCATATCCCTGCCAGGCCGTTTCCGATGGCtctaatctataaattaaaggAGAAACAACATGACGACGAGAAAAATGTTCCATCGACGGATTCGACTGTCGAATCTACATACGATTCATCTGAAGAAATTCTCGATgataatatttctacaaataataCTTCCCGACGAAACAACAATAATGTTACAGCCAGCGGTTACAGATCGCACGTTCAAGATTGGCGAATACGGATGAGAACCGAACTGGACATTAAACGTAACAAAGAAAGTATGGTGCTTATTCGGGAATTGTTGCAAAGCAGCCGAGAAACCTCGGGCTACATAAGTCTAAACTGCATTAGATGGGCACCGCAGCCCGGTCAAGGGATGATCTATGCTACAAGTAGCGGAcagctaaatattttacaatga